Proteins co-encoded in one Bemisia tabaci chromosome 9, PGI_BMITA_v3 genomic window:
- the kuz gene encoding disintegrin and metalloproteinase domain-containing protein 10 → MLAAHGVSLFLILFLPYIHCAKRLNEYISHYEELSYDTRAVAQSHHRARRSVTRGDAGAGVLELRMDGHGRKFHLRLRRDVATFSDDLVVEDSAGNAVPSHHKDHTAHIYHGHIAGEPDSHVFGSILDGVFEGKIISSNGDAYYIEKTSRYFPQDHNNTFHSIIYKESDVEDPYQHVREGHPSGCGVTESVAQWMSSVQNSAVEEEEDFDDTSDMLSNPNRKPAGREDITSNAIPQSSDSEDKWESPLNKYSKEANHYRSKRATRPKEENRNTCSLFIQTDPLIWRHISEQVNYDAEKTREEILSLIAHHVTAVNYIYRDTKFDGRYEHRNIKFEVQRIKIDDDSPCQPMYRGEPNPFCMENIDVSNFLNLHSLGNHEDFCLAYVFTYRDFNGGTLGLAWVASATGASGGICEKYKTYTETVGGLYQSTKRSLNTGIITFVNYNSRVPPKVSQLTLAHEIGHNFGSPHDYPLDCRPGGLYGNYIMFASATSGDRPNNSKFSSCSIGNISSVLDAIEDKKKRNCFKASEGAFCGNKIVEAGEECDCGYDYNECNDRCCYPRILNEHDRENTTAKGCGRRINTECSPSQGPCCYSNTCKFIPISHSVQCKSESDCSWSSTCSGRSPECPPPPPKANKTRCNEGTQLCINGECTGSICLEWGLHECFLTSHIIPNIDKRKLCELACMNGTNPDTCRSTSEFAAAVGLPPGGISLRPGSPCDNFQGYCDVFYKCRAVDAEGPLARLKNMLLNRETLNIVRSWVTENWWACLLMSIAFVIVMGIFIKCCAVHTPSSNPKKPPARRFSETLRRPISTLRRMHRPHFHHAHRHGGSSGGHRSGAQSSRHSHGESRLHHYAPKATAPPVNSRPELYAGAYSSDRNAFNMRQHKV, encoded by the exons CTAAGCGGTTGAACGAGTACATCAGTCACTATGAAGAGCTCTCGTACGACACGAGGGCCGTCGCGCAGTCGCACCACAGGGCGCGGCGATCGGTGACCCGCGGGGATGCGGGGGCCGGGGTGCTGGAGCTGAGGATGGACGGCCACGGGCGGAAGTTCCACCTGCGGCTCCGCAGGGACGTCGCTACTTTTTCCGACGATCTCGTCGTCGAGGACTCGGCCGGCAATGCCGTCCCCTCGCACCACAAGGACCACACCGCCCACATCTACCACGGACACATCGCAG GTGAACCTGACAGTCACGTGTTTGGTTCAATCTTGGATGGAGTTTTTGAGGGCAAAATCATATCATCCAATGGAGATGCCTACTACATCGAGAAAACATCTAGGTATTTCCCGCAAGACCATAACAACACATTTCATTCAATCATATATAAAGAATCAGATGTAGAAGATCCATATCAACATGTTAGAGAGG GTCACCCGTCAGGCTGTGGGGTCACAGAGTCAGTGGCACAGTGGATGTCCTCTGTCCAGAACAGCGcagtggaagaagaagaagacttTGATGACACCAGCGACATGCTGTCGAATCCAAACCGCAAACCAGCAGGGAGGGAAGACATTACCAGCAACGCTATTCCTCAGTCATCAGACTCGGAGGACAAATGGGAGTCACCCCTGAATAAATACTCAAAGGAGGCCAACCACTACCGCTCCAAAAGGGCCACTCGCCCGAAAGAAGAGAATAGAAATACTTGCTCACTCTTCATTCAAACAGATCCTTTGATCTGGAGGCACATCTCAGAGCAG GTGAATTATGATGCTGAAAAAACCAGGGAGGAGATTCTTTCTCTCATAGCACATCATGTTACCGCTGTGAATTACATTTATAGGGATACAAAATTTGATGGGCGCTACGAGCATCGTAATATCAAATTTGAAGTGCAACGAATTAAG ATTGACGATGACTCACCATGCCAGCCAATGTATAGAGGAGAACCGAATCCCTTCTGTATGGAAAACATTGATGTCTCAAATTTCCTGAATCTCCACTCCTTGGGCAACCACGAAGATTTCTGCCTTGCTTATGTTTTCACCTACAGGGACTTCAACGGTGGCACGCTAGGTCTTGCTTGGGTTGCCAGTGCTACAG GTGCATCTGGTGGAATCTGTGAGAAGTACAAAACATACACCGAGACAGTCGGAGGTTTATATCAATCTACTAAAAGAAGCTTGAATACGGGTATCATCACGTTCGTAAACTACAACAGTAGGGTGCCACCTAAAGTATCACAGCTCACATTAGCGCATGAAATAG GTCATAATTTTGGGTCACCTCATGACTATCCTCTCGACTGTCGGCCTGGAGGTCTATATGGCAATTATATCATGTTTGCCTCAGCAACAAGTGGTGACCGTCCTAATAATAGTAAATTTTCATCTTGTAGTATTGGGAATATTAGTAGTGTTCTAGATGCAATTGAGGATAAGAAGAAAAGAAACTGCTTCAAAG CGTCCGAGGGTGCTTTCTGTGGGAACAAAATTGTCGAAGCCGGAGAGGAATGCGATTGCGGCTATGATTACAATGAGTGCAATGATAGGTGCTGCTATCCAAGAATATTGAATGAACACGATAGAGAAAATACTACCGCCAAGGG GTGTGGCCGACGGATTAACACAGAGTGTAGTCCCTCACAAGGACCATGTTGTTACAGTAATACTTGCAAGTTTATTCCTATATCGCACAGCGTGCAATGCAAGTCAGAATCGGATTGCAGCTGGAGCTCAACGTGCTCTGGTCGTTCTCCGGAGTGTCCACCACCACCCCCGAAAGCTAACAAAACTCGCTGCAACGAAGGCACTCAG cTGTGCATCAACGGTGAGTGCACTGGGTCAATATGTCTTGAGTGGGGACTGCATGAGTGTTTCTTGACGTCTCATATCATCCCCAACATCGACAAACGCAAACTGTGTGAGCTAGCCTGCATGAACGGGACCAATCCGGACACTTGCCGGTCAACCTCCGAGTTTGCTGCAGCTGTAGGTTTACCACCAGGCGGAATCAGTCTCCGACCTGGATCTCCGTGTGATAATTTTCAG GGTTACTGTGATGTATTTTATAAATGCCGTGCTGTTGACGCAGAGGGCCCTCTAGCAAGACTGAAAAATATGTTATTAAATAGAGAAACTCTTAATATAGTTCGCTCTTGGGTCACT GAGAACTGGTGGGCATGTTTACTTATGAGTATTGCATTTGTGATTGTGATGGGTATTTTCATCAAATGCTGCGCAGTCCACACGCCCTCTTCAAATCCAAAGAAACCTCCTGCAAGGCGGTTCAGTGAAACTCTCCGAAGACCAATCTCAACGCTTCGGAGGATG CATCGACCACACTTCCATCACGCACACAGGCACGGTGGAAGCAGTGGCGGGCATCGATCTGGTGCTCAAAGTAGTAGACACAGCCACGGTGAAAGCCGCTTACATCACTACGCACCCAAAG CAACGGCGCCTCCTGTAAATAGTAGACCAGAATTGTACGCTGGTGCATATAGTAGTGATCGGAATGCTTTCAACATGCGACAGCATAAGGTCTGA